In Fusarium musae strain F31 chromosome 7, whole genome shotgun sequence, a single window of DNA contains:
- a CDS encoding hypothetical protein (EggNog:ENOG41) — MELPEWKAALTMSQRYETIQRIQASLASMSEAIAIEQAAYQIASTQDEYNLACQPTSTPTPSPPQEEEEGDSGIRIGPYGNCRPVSDGVTSEVFRSGDKALKVIVTYQDIEPHNPQREARILKGLREPCIPLLETFRDQEQRFVLVFPFMPYTLADLLANGPLPLDAVRSIFRDVLHALKDIHAQGIIHRDIKPSAILLSSSTGPAYLSDFGTAWHPELSTQSEPADDKILDIGTGPYRAIEVLFGHKSYGPEVDMWGVGVMLSEALRDPPTPIFESRAVHEDGNQLGLILSVFKTIGTPTPETWPEAKQFKVAPFELWTVFPARPWEELLPNVDLDFIDLVSSLLRYDSQRLTAEQVDQFKNSPKRDNAENDKAESSEKNENTVKQDDKQSGCVENKEDGGAKLVEESSDNEEGDADDEKGRNVKLTEKGSDIEEDSDNEDGGGKV, encoded by the exons ATGGAACTACCGGAATGGAAAGCTGCCCTGACCATGTCTCAGCGCTATGAGACGATTCAAAGAAT ACAAGCCTCCCTTGCTAGTATGAGTGAGGCCATCGCCATAGAACAGGCCGCCTACCAAATCGCTTCTACTCAG GACGAGTATAATCTCGCCTGTCAGCCAACCTCGACACCGACGCCTTCGCCTccccaggaggaagaggagggtgaCTCTGGGATACGCATTGGGCCGTATGGGAACTGTAGACCTGTCTCGGATGGTGTAACTTCAGAGGTCTTTCGTTCGGGTGATAAGGCGCTTAAAGTCATTGTGACTTATCAGGATATCGAGCCGCATAATCCGCAGAGGGAGGCCAGGATACTCAAGGGATTGAGAGAACCGTGTATTCCCCTCCTCGAAACGTTTCGCGATCAGGAGCAGAGATTTGTTCTCGTCTTTCCGTTCATGCCATATACTCTGGCAGACCTTCTCGCCAACGGTCCTTTACCGCTTGATGCCGTCCGATCTATCTTTCGAGATGTCTTGCACGCTCTGAAAGATATACACGCTCAAGGCATCATTCACCGAGACATCAAACCGTCTGCAATCCtcctctcatcttcaaccgGCCCAGCATATCTCTCCGACTTTGGCACAGCATGGCATCCCGAGCTATCAACCCAATCAGAACCAGCAGACGATAAAATCCTCGACATCGGAACAGGCCCTTACCGCGCGATAGAAGTTCTCTTTGGACATAAATCCTATGGTCCAGAGGTTGATATGTGGGGAGTAGGAGTCATGCTTTCAGAAGCACTCCGCGATCCTCCAACCCCTATATTTGAGTCTCGCGCTGTCCATGAAGATGGCAATCAGCTTGGTCTTATCCTCAGCGTCTTCAAGACCATTGGTACGCCCACGCCTGAGACATGGCCCGAGGCAAAACAGTTCAAGGTCGCACCTTTCGAGCTCTGGACTGTCTTCCCCGCCCGGCCTTGGGAAGAGCTTCTTCCCAATGTAGACCTTGACTTTATTGATCTCGTATCATCGCTGCTTCGCTACGACAGTCAACGACTTACCGCTGAACAG GTCGATCAGTTCAAGAACTCTCCTAAGCGCGATAATGCCGAGAATGATAAGGCTGAGAGCTCCGAAAAGAACGAAAACACTGTCAAGCAGGATGACAAGCAGAGTGGATGTGTGGAGAACAAGGAAGATGGTGGTGCaaagcttgttgaggagagCTCCGACAACGAGGAGGGGGATGCGGATGATGAGAAAGGCAGGAATGTGAAGCTGACCGAAAAGGGCTCGGACATCGAAGAGGACTCGGACAACGAAGATGGCGGTGGCAAAGTGTAG